From the Anabaena sphaerica FACHB-251 genome, one window contains:
- a CDS encoding DUF3696 domain-containing protein, with amino-acid sequence MVKIKSVSFENYKAFSEKQTMQLKPITIFIGKNSSGKSSIAKLFTLLETSLKGDIDEPLLLKNNGVELGADFDNLFPENKSGGISLNFQIIFENNVKLDVGLLKNVDGYGLDIWQWKYKDNKQDFELEDMKIYPFTNGYINEIDQQLYECQFKGFIPNKFIKEGTNENLSVNFKIPQMDVDYIGPFRILPQRCFSLTGKIKFRDTGITGENAYLMLGVSKLEKKDKLYEKVGEWYKEHFDGWELIVDDTSKKPLIQILLSKNDTEVNIMDVGQGMNQALPLVVRANVTDRPDSIIVLEQPELHLHPAAHGDLAELFAKSAKENNQTFIIETHSENIILRLRKLIVENNFGFTKDDLIIYWIEDAELKGKELREITVDEEGVLSDWPEDVFNEGMKEILEMQKALRRKEQEQ; translated from the coding sequence ATGGTAAAAATCAAATCTGTTTCTTTTGAAAATTATAAAGCATTTTCCGAAAAACAGACGATGCAATTAAAACCAATTACTATTTTTATTGGTAAAAATAGTTCTGGTAAAAGTTCTATTGCTAAATTGTTTACTTTGCTGGAAACTTCCCTCAAGGGAGATATAGATGAACCTCTTTTATTAAAAAATAATGGAGTAGAATTAGGTGCAGATTTTGATAATTTGTTTCCTGAAAATAAATCTGGAGGAATTAGTTTAAATTTTCAAATTATATTTGAGAATAATGTGAAATTGGATGTTGGTTTACTGAAAAATGTAGATGGTTATGGTTTAGATATTTGGCAATGGAAATATAAAGATAATAAACAAGATTTTGAGCTAGAAGATATGAAGATATATCCTTTTACTAACGGATACATTAATGAGATTGATCAGCAACTTTACGAGTGCCAATTTAAAGGTTTTATACCCAATAAATTTATAAAAGAAGGTACAAATGAGAATTTGTCTGTAAATTTTAAAATCCCCCAAATGGATGTAGATTATATTGGACCTTTTAGAATTTTGCCTCAAAGATGCTTTTCTTTAACTGGAAAGATAAAATTTAGAGATACAGGTATTACAGGTGAAAATGCTTATTTAATGCTTGGAGTCAGTAAATTAGAGAAAAAAGATAAGTTGTATGAAAAGGTGGGAGAGTGGTATAAGGAACATTTTGACGGTTGGGAATTGATAGTAGATGATACAAGTAAAAAACCTCTTATTCAAATTTTACTTTCTAAAAATGACACTGAAGTAAATATTATGGATGTGGGACAAGGAATGAATCAAGCATTACCTTTAGTTGTTCGTGCTAATGTTACTGATAGACCTGATTCAATAATTGTTTTAGAACAACCAGAATTACATTTACATCCTGCTGCACATGGTGATTTAGCTGAACTATTTGCAAAGTCAGCAAAGGAAAATAATCAGACTTTTATTATTGAAACTCATTCTGAAAATATTATCTTGCGCTTGCGTAAGTTGATAGTTGAAAATAATTTTGGTTTTACCAAAGATGATTTAATAATTTACTGGATAGAAGATGCTGAATTAAAAGGTAAAGAATTACGGGAAATAACTGTTGATGAAGAAGGGGTTTTAAGTGATTGGCCAGAAGATGTTTTTAATGAAGGTATGAAAGAAATTTTAGAAATGCAAAAAGCACTGAGAAGAAAAGAACAAGAACAATAA
- a CDS encoding mucoidy inhibitor MuiA family protein, translating into MVNPEISSWRKTIQSEIVAVTVYGDKALVTRRGVISLTGEERELLITPLPVTLETESVRVSGTGTVGVRLLGVSSDRIYTTEPVAERVAQLTRQIQQLEAEKRHLQAQIDALGLQSSFIAGLGEKTEEPFAQSLSRKNLSLSETLDFLNFIGSQYSEYAISSGECKTQQQELEKQLQPLRAALQKIQTPHPKESLSVIVEVEVTGAGEFELEISYVVNRASWKPLYDLRVDSKNNILHLTYLAEVNQTTGEDWIDVPLTLSTAKPGLGSLPPKLKPWYIDTPRIRADDPLTVQRSMSPPPAMAILLPALPSMSKSAKEENEENFIDAETVVTEVSKQGSVVTFKMNSGGHLPSDGTPHKTTIFQADYPCNFNYVGMPRLVSFAYLQAHVKNSPDGATLLPGTANIFRDTVFVGTTQLENIAPGQEFKINLGIDEGLKLERDLIERQVDKKLMSSQRRVTYAYRVLITNLLNHEANLNLTEQLPVSRNEQIKVRLTRSNPQIQLGEMGVLEWEIVLAPQEQQELYYQFTVEHPPELTVLGLDI; encoded by the coding sequence ATGGTGAACCCGGAAATATCATCTTGGCGCAAAACTATACAAAGTGAAATTGTTGCTGTCACAGTCTATGGTGACAAAGCTCTAGTTACAAGACGAGGTGTAATATCCTTAACAGGAGAAGAACGTGAGTTATTAATTACACCATTGCCTGTAACTCTGGAAACTGAATCTGTGCGGGTAAGCGGTACTGGTACGGTAGGAGTGCGGTTGCTGGGAGTAAGCAGCGATCGCATTTACACTACTGAACCTGTGGCAGAAAGAGTGGCACAGTTGACCAGACAAATTCAGCAGCTAGAAGCAGAAAAGCGCCATCTCCAAGCCCAAATAGATGCTTTGGGATTACAATCTAGTTTTATCGCTGGTTTGGGTGAGAAGACTGAAGAACCTTTTGCTCAGAGTTTGTCAAGGAAAAATCTGAGTTTGAGTGAAACTTTGGATTTTCTCAACTTTATTGGTAGTCAGTATAGCGAATATGCGATCTCCTCTGGAGAATGTAAAACCCAACAGCAAGAATTAGAAAAACAATTACAACCTCTTCGCGCTGCATTACAAAAAATCCAAACTCCTCACCCCAAAGAAAGTTTAAGCGTGATTGTGGAAGTGGAGGTGACAGGGGCAGGAGAATTTGAGCTAGAAATATCTTATGTGGTAAACCGTGCTAGTTGGAAACCCCTTTATGATTTGCGGGTTGATAGTAAAAATAATATTCTGCATTTAACTTATTTAGCAGAAGTGAACCAAACTACAGGGGAAGATTGGATAGATGTACCTCTGACTCTTTCTACTGCTAAACCGGGATTAGGTTCGCTGCCACCAAAGCTAAAACCTTGGTATATCGACACTCCTCGTATACGCGCTGACGATCCTCTGACTGTTCAGCGTTCTATGTCTCCTCCACCTGCTATGGCCATACTTTTACCTGCTCTTCCAAGTATGTCAAAATCAGCAAAGGAGGAGAATGAAGAAAATTTTATTGATGCTGAAACTGTCGTTACTGAGGTATCGAAGCAAGGCAGTGTGGTGACATTTAAAATGAATAGTGGTGGTCATCTTCCCAGTGATGGCACACCTCATAAAACCACAATTTTCCAAGCTGATTATCCTTGTAATTTCAATTATGTGGGAATGCCACGTTTAGTTAGTTTTGCTTATTTACAAGCTCATGTGAAAAATAGTCCTGATGGTGCGACTTTATTACCAGGTACAGCGAATATTTTCCGTGATACTGTCTTTGTCGGTACTACTCAATTAGAAAATATTGCCCCAGGACAAGAATTTAAGATTAATTTGGGTATAGATGAAGGTTTAAAACTTGAGCGTGATTTAATTGAACGTCAAGTAGATAAAAAACTGATGAGCAGTCAACGTAGAGTCACTTATGCTTATCGGGTGCTGATTACTAATTTGTTAAATCATGAAGCAAATTTGAATTTAACTGAACAATTACCAGTTAGTCGTAATGAACAAATTAAGGTGCGGCTAACTCGTTCTAATCCACAAATTCAATTAGGTGAAATGGGTGTGTTGGAATGGGAGATTGTGCTTGCACCACAGGAACAGCAGGAGTTGTATTATCAATTTACTGTTGAACATCCACCAGAGTTAACGGTTTTGGGATTGGATATTTAG
- a CDS encoding LysR family transcriptional regulator, with protein sequence MNQATLHQLKVFEAAARHGSFTRAAEELFLTQPTVSMQIKQLTKSVGLPLFEQVGKRLFLTEAGRELFATCRQIFETIAQFEMTVADLKGLKQGQLRLAVITTAKYIIPRLLGPFCQLYPGIDISLQVTNHERILERMIGNLDDLYIMSQVPDHLDINFEPFLENPLVVFAPAHHPLAKEKNIPIERLGQEPFIMREPGSGTRRAVQSLFDEHGVKVKVKLELGSNEAIKQAIAGGLGISVLSRHTLLTDAHEFSILDVQHFPIKRTWYIAYPAGKQLSIVARTYYEYLLEAAKKIIEQDILPLSITVERPPE encoded by the coding sequence TTGAACCAAGCGACGTTGCACCAGTTGAAGGTGTTCGAGGCCGCTGCACGGCACGGTAGCTTTACTCGTGCTGCTGAAGAATTATTTCTCACCCAACCTACCGTATCGATGCAAATCAAGCAATTGACAAAATCGGTAGGCTTGCCTTTGTTTGAACAGGTGGGGAAACGTTTATTTTTGACAGAAGCGGGACGGGAATTATTTGCCACTTGTCGCCAGATTTTTGAGACTATAGCCCAATTTGAAATGACAGTAGCAGATTTAAAAGGGCTAAAGCAAGGTCAATTGCGCTTGGCGGTTATTACTACAGCGAAATATATTATTCCGCGTTTGTTGGGTCCATTTTGCCAACTTTACCCTGGAATTGATATATCGCTACAAGTGACGAATCATGAACGGATTTTGGAGCGGATGATTGGTAATCTGGATGACTTGTATATCATGAGCCAAGTTCCAGATCATCTGGATATCAATTTCGAGCCTTTTTTAGAAAATCCTTTGGTAGTTTTTGCACCTGCTCATCATCCTTTGGCAAAGGAAAAAAATATTCCCATCGAACGATTAGGACAAGAACCGTTTATTATGCGCGAACCTGGTTCAGGTACTCGTCGCGCTGTGCAGTCTCTCTTTGATGAACATGGGGTAAAGGTGAAGGTGAAGTTGGAATTAGGAAGTAATGAAGCGATTAAACAGGCAATAGCTGGAGGTTTAGGAATTTCGGTTTTATCTCGTCATACCTTATTGACAGATGCTCATGAGTTCAGCATTTTGGATGTGCAGCATTTTCCTATTAAGCGCACTTGGTACATAGCTTACCCAGCAGGTAAGCAGTTATCTATTGTAGCTCGTACTTATTATGAGTATCTGCTAGAAGCAGCAAAGAAGATTATTGAGCAGGATATTCTGCCTCTAAGTATTACGGTTGAGCGACCTCCAGAATAA
- a CDS encoding BMC domain-containing protein: METSNQRSLTTIQPSRRRQRDNFKDTALGLVSTLSFPAIVGTADMMLKSAGVHLVGYEKIGSGHCTAIVRGGIADVRLAVEAGVQTAEQFGQLVSSLVIPRPYPNLDIVLPITTRISKLMDEGNYSRLSNQAIGLVETRGFPAMVGACDAMLKSADVHLAAYEKIGAGLCTAIIRGSVANVAVAVEAGMFEAERIGELNAVMVIPRPLDEMELTLPVASCWIEEREPLNIPLNIKDKIVDAVAVELPDLARLPVKIKEEIWNDE; this comes from the coding sequence ATGGAAACATCTAATCAACGGTCTCTTACAACTATCCAGCCATCACGTCGTCGTCAGCGAGACAACTTCAAGGATACTGCCTTGGGTTTAGTATCGACTCTCAGTTTCCCGGCTATTGTTGGCACAGCTGACATGATGTTAAAGTCGGCTGGAGTTCACTTAGTAGGCTATGAAAAAATTGGTAGTGGTCACTGTACGGCGATTGTCCGGGGTGGCATTGCTGATGTGCGTCTGGCTGTAGAAGCCGGTGTACAAACTGCTGAACAATTTGGTCAGTTGGTTTCTAGCTTAGTGATTCCCCGACCTTATCCCAACCTCGATATTGTGCTGCCAATTACTACCCGCATCAGTAAATTGATGGATGAAGGCAATTACAGCCGATTGAGTAATCAAGCAATTGGTTTAGTGGAAACGCGGGGTTTTCCGGCAATGGTAGGCGCTTGTGATGCCATGCTCAAATCCGCTGATGTTCATTTAGCTGCTTATGAAAAAATTGGTGCGGGTTTGTGTACAGCTATTATTCGTGGTTCTGTAGCTAACGTTGCCGTAGCAGTGGAAGCGGGAATGTTTGAGGCAGAACGGATTGGGGAATTGAACGCGGTGATGGTGATTCCTCGACCGTTGGATGAAATGGAGCTAACCTTGCCTGTCGCTAGTTGTTGGATAGAAGAACGTGAACCGTTAAATATACCGTTGAATATCAAAGATAAGATTGTAGATGCGGTAGCAGTGGAGTTGCCAGATTTAGCGAGATTGCCTGTAAAAATTAAGGAAGAAATATGGAACGATGAATGA
- a CDS encoding transferase, with product MSVPLLRLSDRFDSYISGEVNIHPSAVLAPGVILQAATDSKIIIGPGVCIGMGSILQVNEGILEIEAGANLGAGFLMVGSGKIGSNACIGAATTVFNCSVAPQQLVPPGSILGDSSRQIDENQTEARTSTNTTSTNPPEPQPQEKVINSTQFSAAAFIDFKQQSTSVSPPSPTPKSQSPPVAETPLVTDSTSTETTLPGSPETNSQESETSPAKSEAPNTFGTQIYGQGNINRLLVTLFPHRQSLSDENSDNYSE from the coding sequence ATGTCTGTGCCGTTGCTTCGCCTCAGCGACAGATTTGATTCTTATATTAGTGGCGAGGTGAATATTCATCCCAGCGCGGTACTTGCTCCAGGGGTAATACTTCAAGCAGCTACCGACAGCAAAATTATTATTGGTCCTGGGGTTTGTATTGGCATGGGGTCAATTCTCCAGGTTAATGAGGGTATCCTAGAAATAGAAGCAGGAGCAAACCTGGGAGCCGGGTTCTTAATGGTTGGTTCTGGTAAAATCGGTTCTAATGCTTGTATCGGTGCAGCTACGACAGTATTTAACTGTTCTGTAGCACCTCAACAATTAGTACCACCAGGATCAATTTTGGGAGATAGCAGTCGGCAGATTGATGAAAATCAAACGGAAGCAAGGACTTCCACAAATACCACTTCTACAAATCCCCCAGAGCCACAACCACAGGAAAAGGTAATTAACTCTACTCAATTTTCTGCTGCGGCTTTCATAGATTTTAAACAACAATCTACTTCCGTATCTCCACCTTCTCCTACCCCTAAAAGCCAGTCTCCTCCAGTGGCAGAAACGCCCCTGGTTACTGACTCCACCTCGACAGAAACAACTCTCCCAGGTTCTCCAGAAACTAACTCTCAGGAATCCGAAACCAGTCCAGCTAAGTCTGAAGCCCCTAACACTTTCGGGACACAGATATATGGACAAGGAAACATTAACAGACTGTTAGTCACATTGTTTCCCCATCGGCAATCCTTGAGTGACGAAAACTCTGACAATTACTCAGAATAA